The genomic interval gaaatttttaatcatcacCCTCTatccccaaaaaaaaactgttagcAAGGAAAGTACGTCATCCTGGGTTGCTGTTCAACCTCTCCTATCCATAAAACAGATCCTGGAGTTATCAACAAATTGCGAATGTTTTCTTGATATTCAGTGAAAGAACTCTGTACGTACTTCCTCGCGTCCTCGAAGTTTTGAGATATTGATCGAAAATCTAAGTGAAATTCATTCATTTCACGTGCGAATGGAGaacgttttcatgaaaatactcgctgaattttaaattctgtttttCTCTCTTTGTCCCTTGTCTGCCTAAATACACGGTGGCCCTTCGAAGTAGGGAACACAAATCCAGATAGCTACTAGAGGGTATCAGCGATCTGGACATTGCTTACTCAAAATCTTCTAGTGCGACCGAAAGAATACACCTGTCTGCCTTATATCctaccaatttatttaaatttaaaatttatcatcatGGCACCTTTTTTGGCCTCATTCCCGGTTCTGAAACTCAATATTCTGCCAAGGTACACTCCACAATTGCACCTCCCCGTTGCTATTACCAGTAACAACAAAGTGCGTTCTAAAAACAATAACTAAATATTCAATCAAAATCCACTTCAATCAACCTTCGTACTTGGCTCCATTTATCGCCAAACTAGTAAGGGTCCTTCTGCTAACTTTCACATTGAAATTGAGCTCTAGTAATTTTCCGGTGATGAGATGGTATACTTCCAAAACGCCATTTGCCCCACATGCCCCCAATAGTTTCTCTTCATGCAAAACATAGCATATATCGTTCAATTGGGTTTTTGTGAAGATCACCCGGGCTGGATCGTCCTAGAAGTTGTTGAAAAAGTGACCTTCCAAAAATGCATGAAATATTATACTTGATCCAGGACGTATATCCGAATTTCCCCCTCAGTACCGCAGGTCAAAAACATTTCCTTTTTGTGCGGAGAGcattttattgacaaaatttcCCCTTTATGAGGCTCATAGTACTTGTAGACCGGGTCGTAGAAGCGAAGCCCTTTATTACCTTTAATTTCTGTTGCCCCCAAAACGGAACACCTCACTATAAGTCCCCCCTCCAAAGCTACTAAAAACATGTCCGGAATATGCTTAGAAAAATCAAACCCTACAACCCCCAAATCGCCCTTGTCTAAGACAGATTGGTGTACTTCTGTcgattgattaatttttgccaaaatcgGCGTTTTAATTTTGTAGCTAAAATTGATCAATTAATCAAGAATTGTTGTTAGATGAAGAAGATTACATAGTCTTTAGCTGCAGGAGGTTTTCAGTGACTTCTAAGCTCCAAATCTTGATCAACCCCTCAGTGCTGGAACTTGCGAGATACACAGTTCTGTCTGAGTTCACGTCATTGGACCATGAAACTTGAGTGACGTATTCGTCATGGGCTATGGTATTGGATATCAATGGATCCAGGTCGTTCTCAGTATTCCATACATACAAGTGTCCTTAAAGTGGCATTGATGATTAGATATCTTAGTGGATTGGAGATACTTCACCAGTAAAAGTGCCTGCTGCGAGTATGTTACTATGCATAGGGTGAAACTTGGTGGTAGTTACACAAGACTCAGTGGACAGCCGTTTCTTTGGAGTCTCTGACAATTTTTGATCTCTAGaaagaaatttgttcaattaatATGTAGAGCCGGCCTTGGTGAGTTTGGCACCCTgcgcgaaatttttaataactccCTAGGCCCTAGAAAAACCGTCGCCCAGGACAATTCGCTTTTCAGGTCGTCTCTCAATCCCCCTTAAGGCCAGTGctgcgaattaaaaaaaatctcacctAGTTAAGACATAAATGCATACAACTCCAGAGTGATAACACCAGGTTTTGTGCTTGTAGTTGTAGGGCACTGCCACGGTACTTCCAGTGCAGTTCCATTGCAAGGAGGTAATTATTGGAACCTCAAAGGTACAATTTTCAacttacataaattactaattacCAATCCTTACAGCTTTGCTTCCCTCATTCCTACTGGAAGCCACTTCCAAAGTTTGCAGAAGTTTGCAAGAAGCATCTGCAGGCTCATCCAGGAGCCGGTAGTTTTGAAACACCTTGGAGTCGCTGGCGTTGCGTAGTTGCTCCTTTACCTCTGGATATATTTTGTGCAGCCATTGCGCTAATTTTTCCATGTCCACTGCAGCAGATGGATTTTCTTGAGAATCAGTTTGGATTTCTTGCGATTTCTGCTTAGTGGCGGAGCAGGATTTTTCGGATACTGCAAACTCTGTGGTTTGCGAAGCACTGTTGGTTGACACCCTTGGAGAATTTTCCGGTTGATAGAGGTAAGTTACATAGAGAGATTAGAGCTTACTTGGTGACCTTCCATTTCGACTCAAAGCCAACACATTCGTTGTGTTTCACACTGAACATTTTCAGTTAGTTCTGTTTGCATTTGCTTTAAACAGGAAATTTGTGGCGGCTGATTGTTTGTATCGGGTTACTGTGGGGTAATCAATAACGGCCTTTCAATGGGCGCTATGTCATTGCTGATATGAAATAAAAGACTTATATTATATggaatttgttatatttaaacgataaacagatttttattatgtagTTGGTACACAGGAAAATGaacagaattattttttaatttctacaatAAACGTCCTAATTTGGCCAGGATTCAACGTTATCTCCAATCCATTGTCTTCGGCACTAATCACAGTGTATCGCTCAACCCTGTTCTGGTAAAGGTTCTGTTCCATCCACATCTTGGACACCGTAGTGTCTTTAATCGCGTCCACTTCAAAACCGTGGTAAAAAGAGTCCTCTAAAGAGCCATTGATTCCAAAGTGCAACCTTACGTTATCTGCTAACCACTGGTTACCACCTAGGGTGGTTTCTCTGGCAGACACTATTTCGAAGGAGTTAAATATCGTCTGCAATGAAGTGAAtgaattttggtgttttaagATGTATCGAACTTACAGCTAGATTAACTTGAGTCGGCTGTGAGAGCACGGAATCTTCACCCTTCTCAAAAACGTGCTCAACCCTCAAAAGGAAACTGAATCCTATCCAGGGTTCCAGAGTTAAGATCTGCACGTTTTCTGGCAAGGATTGTCTTAGGCCGGaaaactaaaacaaacatttaactCAAATTCTACCTATACATTCGCATACCTCCAAATCATAGCTGATCACGTCATCTTTATTGGGTTTGGGGGTCACGAATGTCCAGGTGTCCAAGAGTCTCCTTTGCGCTACATCCTTGGTAATTGCAGCAATTGACTTGTCTAAATCCAGAAGTTTTTGTTAATGCACTAATGAGGCCAGGTGGCTTTAAACTTACCGTTTTCGGAGTTTTTGGTACCAATAGTGATGTAGTGTGAGCCCCTAGCCACTAGCCCTTTTCCAAAGGCTGTTTCGTTCAAGGCTTCTCCTACTCCAAAGGCATCATCGTGAAGACACAAGCGATGGACCTAAAAGCAAGTACGTTTAAGATACCTTGGTATAACGATTTCtatattcattaaattaacCATAAGTTCGATTTCTCCATCATTCAAACTGGACCCTCCTTGTGCTCTGTCCACTAATACAGCCAAATCCATGTCTGCAGTCTCATCTCTAATAGAAATTTGCGATGTAACCGGATAGTAATTCCCGGTAACGGGTTCAGACAAGTTAAGTTTCCAGGTAGGTCTAAAGTTCCTAACTCTCTTCAGCAGTTCTTTCCCATTAGAGTCGGTGTAGAAGGTTGAATCACTTTTCAAGTCACTGGTGTACTTTGTTACAACTTCAATGCCGGATGTACCACTatacaaataaattagttaAGTTTGTTGATGAAGGAGTGAAATTACGTACTCATGAGGGATAGGTCCAACCACCCAGTCAAATTCCACGTAATTATCAATGGCGTTGACTCTGATGATTTGACTGATATATTCGTTGAAGACTTGATGGACTTCGGCAACAATATCTCCCCTATAGATTGTGTAATTGATCTTCTCAGCAACTTTGACTAAAGCTCCATCAGGTCTGAAGATATAAGCTCCAGAAGATCTATTTTCGAACTGGCGGTTATCTCCCACGAATCCCTTGTAGTAGTAGAAGTTTTGGCTTACGGGCACCTCCAAGTTGTTTATGACAATTTTGGTTAGAAGCCCCGTATTTGGGTCTATTAGAAACGCTGTGTCCTAATAACATTTGCGATGAGAGTTGAAGATTTATCAAGGCATTTATATCGTACTTTAACGCGGTTAGTGTGGATATCTTCGGAAACGGGTATGTGGTCAAGTTGCTCATCAGAGATCTCCGAGACAATGTAAGATTTCCATCCTAATGGCGGCAGATCAGTGGCAATGAAGAGCAACTCGTTTTGGGCTTTGCCAATTCTTCCAGGAATATTTCGGACAAACTCCGGTATGGGCAGGATTTGGGTTGTTAGGTTGTTCCCTGAAAACCACAGACTTTAATTTCGCACGTGAGAGATTGAGCCCAGAATATACCTTGAGAATCACTGACAGAGTAGGTAGATCCTAGTACTGGCAACCTCACCACTTTATCCACATTTCTGCTCAAGGGATTGTAGATAGTAACAATAAACTCTTTGTCTTTGGTCTCGGTTTCTGAACATTCACTGATGTTCAACAAGTGGCACGTGTTCAGAGTTATAAGGGTCTGATTTAAAAGTTTACTGAAATATTATTGGTCACTAAAGAATTATcgattcaaataaattttgcttacTTGATGGCAGCAGTAGTAACCAGCTCACACTCCTCGAAACCCAGCTCTAAGTGCCTCTCATAATCGTCAGCTACGTGCTGCTTCTCTGTACCAGTAATGGCGTCATGGTGTTGCATCACTCCCATAGCTTCTCTGAGGATGTTTAAGTCTGCACGGTCCTCAGGACCCAGGTCTGCTAATGCGTATAACTGCTTGCAAACCTTTAAATACCCATGATAACACCTTTCGCTTAAATGTGAAAGTGTATAGAGTACTCCACAATTAAAACTGTGATATTTaggtttcaaatttaaaaacaaacatgtcGTGATCTAGTAATTCGACTTTGGTGGTTTTTGAGGATTTCAGTGGAGCAGAATTGTTATGAATGGCAGAGTTTAGCTCCCTTGCGACAtatactttgaattttttcaagtcaCATCGCCAGTctcaaaattcgattttctaaatttagaaaaatgacCAAAAGTAGCAAACTAAGAATTTCCAAAATGCGCGGAAACTGACGATTATACGCAGGGGCCATCTTAGAAAACCACGCAGTCTGGACTCAATTTTTTATCACCGCTCCCTTGTTTTCAAGAATTTCTGCTGACGAGGATATGCTCTGCCCTTTCCTATTACTACCGCTCCAGTACCAATCCCTATAAAGCTGGTACTGGGGATATCACCAAATGATGAGTACTTTCTTGACACTTGGCGAAGGAGATTTTTTAcgaactaaaaattaaatttgttttttttttaattggtttcaATTTCAGTTGTGGAGAACTGCAATTCAATATCCAGACCTGGAGGAAATTATTGCCAACTCTCTCATAGCGTTTAACAGTAGGCCGGGAGGTGAAATATCCGGTCCAAAACGCATGAGGATCTGAGGCATAGGGGAAGAAATCGTCCTGTTTCAATGGCCATTTATTCTTGTTTTTGGCTTCGGCCTCATCATGAACCGCTTTGACATAGCACGATGGCGTGGAGTATACCAAGTTGTACTTGGAACCATTTTCCTGGCGTTGGTTCACATAGCTGAAAAACCAACATTTTCAAGACCTGCAGCAGTCACAGCAATGCTCACTTACTAAATTAACTTGTCCAAGTTTTTGAACCACACTTCAGCGTCTTGATAGTGGAAGTCCTCCCCCATGGTAATGAGGATATTATCAGTGACATAAACTTGAGTAGCATTATCTAAATACTCAATGAACTCATCCACTTTTCTGTCAACGTTGTACTCGAAGCTTTTTTTGTCATCAATGAAGGGCTCGTCAGTGCATAAGAGGTCGAAGCAGAAACCTGGAGGAGGCCCGTATGTGTTGTACAAAATCCCAGTGAAGATGTCACTTGATTCTCCCAAGCTGGAGCTTGCTCTCCAAACCATTTCCGGGGTGCGCGTTTGCCACCTTATTTGCTTTTCCTGGTAGTCCACTCTCCCTAGCAAAAGGGCATCAAAGCCCAATTGGGCGAAGATGTTGGCCATTTCTTTGCTGTGCCCGAAAGGGTCGATTTGCCACCCGATCTTCGGACGACCGCATTCTCCAAAAGTATCATTTAGTTTCCTAAATTGGATcatggaaaattgatttttcctgGATATTTCCCTACCGTAATCCCCAAGTCATTTGGTCGATAATTGATTGATAATGAGTAGCCGCCTCATCATTCATGCACCACCCGCCACTAATGAACTCAAGCTGGCCACTCCGGACGAATCTGCGCACTCTGGCTTTGACGATGTCGTGTTGCTGCATCCACCATTTCCAGAAGAAGGCAGTTTCCACGTATATGAACCTGTAATTGGAGGAAATGCTATTAAAGACACGAGTTTACTAAATAGGTTACCTTCTGTCAGAGTCCTTTAAGAGTGAGTCAACTACTGTGTCCAAAATGTACTGGACGCCAGCATTTTGGATTGAAGTGTTACCTggaagaaattgtttttttaattctttttagaACTGCAGAGAAAACATCTATATTTTCGTAATATAGTCAGGAGGAggatataaaaatgaaaactaatttaccCCGCCACGTCTTGCACGAAATTAGAATTGGCgtaattgaaatattagaaatcTTGATAATTGCACACTTTTAGATGGTGGAGGGTATAATGAGAAATTTGAGAACAGAGCTTACTTTAAGAAATCAAGACACTAGATCTTAAAGACATTTACTTCGCTGGAACTTGCTTTATGGATGCTTTCTTGAAAAGAGCTCATAAAAATGACAAGAAACTTGCAATTTCCTTGGGAATCTCTGGGGGGAAGGAAAAGCGTCATGGAACTTGGACAAATTCCCTTATCATTTTGACTTAAGTGCGGAAtaagtataaattttttaggaTATCTAACCCCCaggaatttttttgccatttgaaaGGGGGAAATTGGCCGGACCTGATCGAAGAAAACCTGTTGCAAATTCTTTGATACCGAGACACCTATTGAAAGGCGATGTAATAAAGAAGTTTATACAAAGAACGCGAATTCAGCCACAAAAAGTAGTTTTAGACCTCATTTGATTTTAAACCAAAGCACTTATCGACTTCTCGACGTTTATCACTCCATAAATCGGTCTTACGtaaatctttatttaaaatcgaattaaaaCCCTTCAAGGCTTATCCATCCGAGCGAAACAATTAGAACTTATCAATTATTCCTAATTCACCATAAACCAACAACTGCGAATCGAAAGACCTGTGCCctcatttaatatttcacgCAGGTAAGTGATAAATCATATACAACCACAACCCCCTGCACTCTCataaatcttcaaaaacttACTTCCATAGTAGTACTGGTCTACCGTCTTTAACCACCCGACATCATCGTGAGTATGGGGCacaatatgaatatttatgaaCCCTTCTTTGAGAGGGTGGCAGGACTAAAACCAAAGTTTTCCAATacgaaattagaaattaaattcaaaatttaattgcttaGGCAGTACCTCATAACCGCAGGTGGTATTTGAAGGTGGAGTTTCAGTGGAGTGTGGTGAAAAAGGGGGATCTATTGAACTTGCTAGCTCCACCAAACTAAGTGTGAACATGAAACCCCACAAAACGTTCATTTTCACTAGGATTAACTTAACCGGTTGCAGAATATAAGCCactaaataatgaataaacaATGACCAGAGGACTGATTAACGCTACGTGCTTATGGCGGGACGGATGAGAGTAAATTGCGCTCAGTAATACTTCTGCGGTCATTATACTTAGTTATCTTGTGACCTTTGACATTGTTTGTATTAGTTAGATTGTTATCGCTGTGAGAACTCTTCAGTTAAGAGTGTATGACGCTGTTGCCACAGGCGATAATGGGTTTTTCTTGACTCTAATGAAACGAAAGATTATGAATCAAATCGCATGTTATATTCAATGattgtacaaaataaatacttacattaaaatagaaattgatACACAAAAACTAAACTTATTAGAATTGTTTATGTACACAGTACACAGCCATTATTAACAAGGTACCCGTAGGAGTAATTGTGATAAGAATACAGGAATAATTATATGTTGATTTAACTGTTTTTGGCAGGTATGGAAATATATTAGATATGGAAAAATCAAGAGAAATCACATCGAAGGCAACTAAATCTTAGAATATCGCAATAGTAGATGTACCTCCTTGTGGATGAAATACTGACAGTAGTGCTTTTGGCAAATGGTTAAGTCCAGGGGAATTAAagatttatgaaattattaagtttattatttttggccAACACTATAATAACAATGACCAGGGCCACAATTATGATTGCCAGTACAGTGACTGCGACTAAGAGAAACCGTTCGCATTTCGTCCTTTTGGCGAAGCAGCAGTACTGTTCATAAATCCTGGAAATAaagagataattaattttcgttgTTTATCCAGCAAACGAAAAAATCGCATATTTGCAATTAACTAGAAAACCTGAGCGCATTGATTCCTTTCGATGGAGCTTCAATTTAGTACTCCACCATgattcaataatgataaaatatgtataaaaatgttatcGATAACATAGATTTAAtgtaatattcatttttgataGCGTTGGAAGCACGTAGAAACTCTGAAAACACTTTAGCTGGATttaatttgtatgtttttagGAATTGGGggtaattttcatttgaattgaatttcattcaatttgATCCAATTCATAGAAAAGTTGTCATAACAGTTTCCAAAGAATTTCGATTTCCACATGTCGTGCGCGCCTCCATGTATCTCAATTGCATATGCGTGCGCAAAATGTACATTCGCACACTGTTTTGAAATCCCTGAGTAAGGTACTATTTCGGCATTAGTTACATTATACATTATTAATTAAGGTTGGTTTAGGGGACGAACACTTACTGCAAACTTTGAAGACTAGGAGGTCGTGATGCTGCTGGTACACTGTTGGTCACCGACGCGCTCCTTTTGAGGTTTCCCTCAAAGGCTTTATTGTCGTAAGTACGGGACAGCTTACTTTTACTGCTGGCTGTACTTATTCTAGAAGCGTCTGAAGATTTCCTAAAAAAACGAAACGAAGTGTCCAGTCATTTTGACGTAAACCCAGTTGCATTTAGTTCAAacctattttcattttgttctgCTGTATTTTGCTGCTCAGTCTAATTTGCTATTTTCGGAGTAATCTCGGCATGTTTCTGATCTAATTTAGCAATTTTGATTTGTTATGGCCCGAATTAGGGCAAATTCACGTTTTAacttgaatttcatttttccaattttgtaaAAGCGATCCATAAGCATTCTGAATGCTTATTTTTCCCCtattaattaatgtttagCCATACTTGCAATTCAAAAGATTCCTCCTTTAAggattaattaattgaatcCCGCAAGctttaatgacaaaaaaatggcTCTAGAGTCATTTACAGCCAAGTGAAATGAGCCCCTTCTAGGGCTTGTAACCTTCAATTAGGAACGCCCTCATTTTCGCTGTTTTATTCATCAAGTTAGGAACTttaccatttaaacttttaaggaTAGTCTCAAGTTTCACCCAGAAAATTaacaatgaatattttatgagGTTTTGCTCTCTATgtgagaataatttttaactcaatttGGGTCATGTTTTGCAATTGACCTtttagcagttttttttttaaattaagggcTGCCCTCAGGCAGAGCCGGCCTTAGCAAGTCTGGCGCCTGgccgaaatttttaaatacctcCCTCCTACCCTCAAGAAAAACTGTTGATCAGGAAATTCCTTCGCTTTCCTCCTCCCACAAAACCGGTATTGTCTTCAGATACGGCCAAAAAGGGATCATTAAGTACTTAGTGGAAAATGTAGCAATTATGGGAAGAAGTTTTactgttaaaaattgttttacagCGATTCACCTCAAATTAGTATAAAGCTGTAGATGATCTGGAAAACATACTTTTTGATCTAAACGTTTACCTGTCGACTACATCCATTCATTTGTAGTATTCTTCTAATAAATAATCCAAACAAAAGCTTAACATATTAATGGACTTAAATTGGTTTAATGATTAGTTTGCGTTATTGTGGAGATTAGTCCGTAATCCCTCTGGGATGATTGGATGTGAGTTATTCGTTAAAACCGCCCGTTTCCTCCCCCAAAAAATGACTTTCATTCAAATAGACTCTTACCTGCTAAGTTTTTGAGTTTCGTTTGTCACACTAAAAGCTATAGTTTTCTCAGTCTTTGGCACAGCAGTGTCATCTTCAGGAATGGTAGGTGTGAGGGGAGGTTTACCCTTTTTGCGCACCTTAGTCACACTGCTTTCTGTCACcgtgtttttctttgaaatggaTAGAAGGGGGTCCAAAGGAATTCCCTTCTCAGAGAGTAAAATGGTTGACTTTGTCTTGCTGTTAGAAGAGGAATTCGCGACTTCATTATTTGATGTTGACATGCCCGACCTGAAATGAGACGAAAACCATTAAACACTCAATGTGAAacatcaatgaaaaatatgtaattgtgGTTCATAAGGAGTATTTGCTTAAATTCTATGCAACGGTAGTCATTTGTGTACACAGAAGATATTCAAACAGCGCTACTGTTACGAAGAAGAGAAATCTTCTCATGTCCGAAAGTTTCTATCTAGAGATTTTCTTCGGAAAAGGAATGAAACAGTAAAAACAAACTTTCTTCATCTTGAAAGTTGTTTCCTCTACAGACGTTACctggaaaaatttaatctaGAAAGGCACAGATCTTCTTGACTTCAAGAGTCTCTCTAAATGCCTTGGGACCACACCAAAGAGCTTGAAGATCTGCTAAGTTGTGAGGGctttccttattttttttccGGGCTCTTGAAAGGAAAATGCAGTAAGTAGCTATGGAAACGTATACGGTGTGGCTTAACGAAAAGGTCACCCAAGAAgacttagaaaaaaattccagaaaTTTCAAGAAGCGGGAGCCAGGTCTGTTTGATTCACGAAGAAGCTGAAACTAAACAATAAAAGTATGCCTAAATTCGAATTAATGtcacaatttattaaaatgaaacactGTTGACATTTACATAAATACCTTTACAATGGCTGTAAAAGATTAGACTGTTTCTGCGAATTTGATTCATAGATTTCACGTTAGTAATTATAGGAAAGATAATGTACGATAATTTCCAAAACCTTAGTTTTTCATGATACAGTAACGTTGGAACATGAGTAAATAGACACCGGTCGAAGATAAGTGTAGGATATGTTATAGCCAAATTACGAAGAAATTCACAAATCAGCAAAAAGAGTTATGAAATTGgggagtttccacgaaaaaagcAAATGTGTGACGTGATGTCTTTTCCGTATATCACTAATTATAATGGAGCTTTAGGGAAACGGTTACGCCtctagaaatgaaaattgagcGATTTCTCTGAATTCACCATGCGAGTCACAATTTTTGGTGTATacacagaatttttcaaaattcactaTTCATAGCGTTGGTTGATAAAATTATACATCGTAATAATACAACAATTCCAGAAACCAAAATGGGTACAAGCTTACTGCACATTTCTGCAATTATAAATCCATCACTTAATGGTTCACTCACAGTTGCCTGCCTTCGATACGAAAAAATATGTGATATCACGTGAATGGAAcctatattttatattgaacAATGTGTAGCCTGGAACGCAAAAAAATAGAACAGTAGTGGGATTGAATGAATCTTCGATATATCCCACTTGTTTTGGAAGACTAACGACCGAATAGAGATAAGATAAGCTAAAACAAACGTCAAGCAGAATACCTACACGTTAGTCTATGGTGAGATCACGAATGGTATTTGTTCGATATTACTGCAAACTGCTAATAAAAAATTCGTTCTGCTATTTATTGATTTGTATTAAATcgacatattttttgtttacctGCTGTGAGGACCATTAAATATTGAGGAGGCAGTTAGGCGTGCAATTATCAACCATTAAGGGCgaatttttcaatcatttttgaaGCTTCTACGTTGCCACATTCAAAaagttcttggaaatgaaCCGGAAGGTAAAGAGAAGATTGAAGTAGAATTGACAAAAAACAAGAGGAAAGGAAGAAAGGAGTCGAGCTCTGCTGAAGTGATCAGTGAACCCTCCTTTCACAGAtcttttaaatcgattttctgTTCAATATTTgtgcaaatttttcttcacattagtgttttgttgaaatatttcgCAACGTATGTTTCATTAGTTTTACGATACAAAGTAATTTGATATCTCATAGTTCATTCCAGTCCccgcttattaatttgaccgGCACCGTGGTTTATGAGCTTCAGTTCTGTCATAAATAACccgataaattgaaaaatactcCAAATTTTATGCcgttaatttccattatttgtATTGATTTCGATCAGATGTCCAACTAGGATACCTACCTTGCTTGAGGGCTGAAAATCTTGGCAACATATATTGAGGTTCCTTCATTTGAATGCACTTTCAGAATCACGACACGACatgtcaaaacttgaaaaatgcgaaaaagtAGGTAaacgaactaacctgaactagcaCCCCTTTCTTATCAAGTGAAAGCCCTCTTAAGGCCTCTTTATTTAAAGGCACTT from Euwallacea fornicatus isolate EFF26 chromosome 17, ASM4011564v1, whole genome shotgun sequence carries:
- the LOC136344393 gene encoding cytoplasmic dynein 2 intermediate chain 2-like; the protein is MFSVKHNECVGFESKWKVTKVSTNSASQTTEFAVSEKSCSATKQKSQEIQTDSQENPSAAVDMEKLAQWLHKIYPEVKEQLRNASDSKVFQNYRLLDEPADASCKLLQTLEVASSRNEGSKAVPIITSLQWNCTGSTVAVPYNYKHKTWCYHSGVVCIYVLTRDQKLSETPKKRLSTESCVTTTKFHPMHSNILAAGTFTGHLYVWNTENDLDPLISNTIAHDEYVTQVSWSNDVNSDRTVYLASSSTEGLIKIWSLEVTENLLQLKTIYKIKTPILAKINQSTEVHQSVLDKGDLGVVGFDFSKHIPDMFLVALEGGLIVRCSVLGATEIKGNKGLRFYDPVYKYYEPHKGEILSIKCSPHKKEMFLTCGTEGEIRIYVLDQDDPARVIFTKTQLNDICYVLHEEKLLGACGANGVLEVYHLITGKLLELNFNVKVSRRTLTSLAINGAKTHFVVTGNSNGEVQLWSVPWQNIEFQNRE
- the LOC136344392 gene encoding lysosomal alpha-mannosidase-like, producing MNVLWGFMFTLSLVELASSIDPPFSPHSTETPPSNTTCGYESCHPLKEGFINIHIVPHTHDDVGWLKTVDQYYYGSNTSIQNAGVQYILDTVVDSLLKDSDRRFIYVETAFFWKWWMQQHDIVKARVRRFVRSGQLEFISGGWCMNDEAATHYQSIIDQMTWGLRKLNDTFGECGRPKIGWQIDPFGHSKEMANIFAQLGFDALLLGRVDYQEKQIRWQTRTPEMVWRASSSLGESSDIFTGILYNTYGPPPGFCFDLLCTDEPFIDDKKSFEYNVDRKVDEFIEYLDNATQVYVTDNILITMGEDFHYQDAEVWFKNLDKLIYYVNQRQENGSKYNLVYSTPSCYVKAVHDEAEAKNKNKWPLKQDDFFPYASDPHAFWTGYFTSRPTVKRYERVGNNFLQVCKQLYALADLGPEDRADLNILREAMGVMQHHDAITGTEKQHVADDYERHLELGFEECELVTTAAINKLLNQTLITLNTCHLLNISECSETETKDKEFIVTIYNPLSRNVDKVVRLPVLGSTYSVSDSQGNNLTTQILPIPEFVRNIPGRIGKAQNELLFIATDLPPLGWKSYIVSEISDEQLDHIPVSEDIHTNRVKDTAFLIDPNTGLLTKIVINNLEVPVSQNFYYYKGFVGDNRQFENRSSGAYIFRPDGALVKVAEKINYTIYRGDIVAEVHQVFNEYISQIIRVNAIDNYVEFDWVVGPIPHDGTSGIEVVTKYTSDLKSDSTFYTDSNGKELLKRVRNFRPTWKLNLSEPVTGNYYPVTSQISIRDETADMDLAVLVDRAQGGSSLNDGEIELMVHRLCLHDDAFGVGEALNETAFGKGLVARGSHYITIGTKNSENDKSIAAITKDVAQRRLLDTWTFVTPKPNKDDVISYDLEFSGLRQSLPENVQILTLEPWIGFSFLLRVEHVFEKGEDSVLSQPTQVNLATIFNSFEIVSARETTLGGNQWLADNVRLHFGINGSLEDSFYHGFEVDAIKDTTVSKMWMEQNLYQNRVERYTVISAEDNGLEITLNPGQIRTFIVEIKK
- the LOC136344397 gene encoding uncharacterized protein; the encoded protein is MSTSNNEVANSSSNSKTKSTILLSEKGIPLDPLLSISKKNTVTESSVTKVRKKGKPPLTPTIPEDDTAVPKTEKTIAFSVTNETQKLSRKSSDASRISTASSKSKLSRTYDNKAFEGNLKRSASVTNSVPAASRPPSLQSLQIYEQYCCFAKRTKCERFLLVAVTVLAIIIVALVIVIIVLAKNNKLNNFINL